From a single Flavobacterium sp. genomic region:
- a CDS encoding patatin-like phospholipase family protein — translation MKKLLLLVSLLIFTQISLGQDNNTQNKRPKVGLVLSGGGAKGLAHIGVLKVIDSLNIKIDYIAGTSMGAIVGGLYASGYNANQLDSIFSNIDVDALLQDYTPREAKSFYEKRNDEIYALTLPFNKFKLGLPSGLSKGLYNFNLISLLTQHVSNVRDFNQLPIPFLCIATDAETGEKMVLDKGILAQCMVASGALPTLYSPVEINGRLLIDGGVIDNYPIEELLAKGVDIVIGVDVQDGLKTRNELKGVTSLLAQINNFSMIEKMEGKQKATNIYIKPDIKGYSVVDFEKGNEIIEKGKEKALEFVKELAPYRNLTSENRNEIVVQDSIYIKEVDFNKLDNFTRAYILGKLKFKRSIKISNSQLQKGISNLNATQNFSAINYYFEKAQDGQNLILQLKENENNTFLKFGLHYDDLFKSGILLNYTKKKFLVKNDVASLDLILGDNIRYNFDYYIDNGFYWSFGFNSKLTTFNRNITSNITRDLAIDPDISTINVDFFDLSNQAYLQTIFAQKFSIGSGLEFKYLRLRSETLQNGNSVFESSNYLSLFGFIKYDSFDKKYFPKSGWNFNSELRSYVYSSDYNNSFERFSIAKADFAFAQPIFKNITFKFQSEGGFSIGERSIPYFDFILGGYGFQQVNNIKPFFGYDYLSLTGESYLKLSLTADYEFYKKHHFNFIANFANIGNNIFDTLETWFANPNYSGYSFGYGMETVIGPVEIKHSWSPETRDHYTWFSVGFWF, via the coding sequence ATGAAAAAACTACTCTTGTTGGTAAGTCTTCTAATTTTTACTCAAATTAGCTTGGGACAAGACAATAATACACAAAATAAGCGCCCAAAAGTTGGCTTAGTATTAAGTGGTGGTGGTGCAAAAGGTTTGGCTCATATTGGGGTGCTTAAAGTTATTGATTCGCTAAACATTAAAATAGATTATATTGCTGGAACCAGCATGGGTGCAATTGTTGGGGGTTTGTATGCCTCTGGATATAACGCAAATCAATTGGACTCAATTTTTTCAAATATTGATGTAGACGCCCTATTACAAGATTATACTCCGCGCGAAGCTAAATCATTTTATGAAAAAAGAAATGATGAAATTTATGCTTTAACATTACCATTTAATAAATTTAAATTAGGATTGCCTTCTGGATTATCAAAGGGACTTTATAATTTTAATTTAATTTCATTATTAACACAACATGTGAGTAATGTAAGGGATTTTAATCAATTACCAATTCCATTTTTATGTATAGCTACAGATGCAGAAACTGGAGAAAAAATGGTTCTCGACAAAGGAATATTAGCCCAATGCATGGTCGCAAGTGGCGCTCTTCCAACACTCTATAGTCCAGTAGAAATTAACGGTAGATTGCTAATTGATGGCGGCGTAATAGATAATTACCCTATAGAAGAATTATTAGCAAAAGGAGTAGATATTGTAATTGGAGTAGATGTTCAAGATGGTTTAAAAACAAGAAATGAGTTAAAAGGTGTAACATCACTTTTAGCACAAATTAATAATTTTTCCATGATTGAAAAAATGGAAGGAAAACAAAAAGCCACTAATATTTATATAAAACCAGATATCAAAGGTTATTCAGTTGTAGATTTTGAAAAAGGTAATGAAATAATTGAAAAAGGGAAAGAAAAAGCATTAGAGTTTGTTAAAGAACTAGCGCCTTACAGAAATTTAACATCAGAGAATCGAAATGAAATTGTAGTTCAAGATTCTATTTATATTAAAGAGGTTGATTTTAATAAACTTGATAATTTTACTAGAGCTTATATCTTGGGTAAATTAAAATTTAAAAGGAGTATTAAAATATCCAATTCACAACTACAAAAAGGAATATCCAATTTAAATGCGACACAAAACTTTAGTGCCATAAATTATTATTTTGAAAAAGCGCAAGATGGTCAAAATTTAATATTGCAATTAAAGGAAAATGAAAACAATACCTTTTTAAAGTTTGGATTGCATTATGATGATTTGTTTAAAAGTGGAATTTTGTTGAATTACACAAAGAAAAAATTCTTAGTTAAGAATGATGTAGCTTCTTTAGATTTGATTTTAGGAGATAACATTCGCTATAATTTTGATTATTATATTGATAATGGATTTTACTGGAGTTTTGGTTTTAATTCAAAATTAACAACGTTTAATCGTAATATAACCAGTAATATAACAAGAGATTTAGCAATTGATCCAGATATCAGCACGATAAATGTTGATTTTTTTGATTTAAGTAATCAAGCCTATTTGCAAACTATTTTTGCTCAAAAATTCTCTATTGGTAGCGGTTTAGAATTCAAATATTTAAGATTACGTTCAGAAACATTACAGAATGGAAATTCAGTTTTTGAAAGCAGTAATTATTTATCACTTTTTGGTTTTATAAAATACGACTCGTTTGATAAAAAGTACTTTCCAAAATCAGGCTGGAACTTTAATTCAGAGCTGCGTTCTTATGTTTATTCTTCTGATTATAATAATAGTTTTGAACGATTTTCCATTGCAAAAGCCGATTTTGCTTTTGCACAACCTATTTTTAAGAATATAACGTTTAAATTTCAATCGGAAGGCGGATTTTCTATTGGAGAACGTAGTATTCCTTATTTTGATTTTATTTTAGGAGGATATGGTTTTCAACAAGTGAATAATATTAAGCCTTTTTTTGGATATGATTATTTAAGTCTAACAGGAGAAAGTTATTTAAAATTATCACTTACAGCAGATTATGAGTTTTATAAGAAACATCATTTTAATTTTATTGCTAATTTTGCCAATATTGGAAATAATATTTTTGATACATTAGAGACGTGGTTCGCTAATCCAAATTATTCAGGATATTCCTTTGGATATGGGATGGAAACAGTAATTGGACCAGTAGAAATTAAGCATTCATGGTCGCCTGAAACAAGAGATCATTACACTTGGTTTTCAGTTGGTTTTTGGTTTTAA
- a CDS encoding succinylglutamate desuccinylase/aspartoacylase family protein, with product MTASKPLTILKETILAGESKTINMEIAKLHTMNKLKIPIIVERSKLDGPTVLFTACLHGDEINGTEIVRQLIIQKINKPKRGTVICIPIINIFGFINKTREFPDGRDLNRVFPGSKTGSLASRFAFYILKEIMPHVDYAIDFHAGGASRFNAPQIRIVPENSELKELSDVFNAPFTLYSKNISGTFRNSCDKLDVKMLLFEGGKSLDLNDNVTQEALEGTKRFLDHLGMLNPRKKVTIPTHKTIYIEKSSWVRAKYSGMFHGTAIIGSFVKKGDLLATISDPYGKVEHKVKAPHEGYIINVNDAPIIYQGDAVFHISTHLELKS from the coding sequence ATGACAGCCTCAAAACCCTTAACCATTCTTAAAGAAACCATTTTAGCAGGTGAAAGCAAAACCATTAATATGGAAATTGCTAAGTTGCACACCATGAATAAATTGAAAATTCCCATTATTGTAGAACGTTCAAAACTTGATGGTCCAACGGTTTTATTCACTGCCTGTTTGCATGGCGACGAAATCAACGGAACCGAAATTGTGCGTCAGTTAATCATTCAAAAAATAAATAAGCCGAAACGGGGAACCGTTATTTGTATTCCCATCATCAATATTTTCGGATTCATTAATAAGACCCGGGAATTTCCTGATGGTCGCGATTTAAATCGTGTGTTTCCAGGTAGTAAAACAGGTTCACTAGCCAGTCGATTTGCCTTTTATATTTTAAAAGAAATTATGCCGCATGTAGATTACGCCATCGATTTTCATGCTGGTGGTGCGAGTCGATTTAATGCCCCTCAAATTAGAATTGTTCCAGAAAACTCAGAATTAAAAGAACTTTCCGATGTCTTTAACGCTCCTTTTACCTTGTATTCGAAGAATATTTCGGGTACGTTTCGAAATTCTTGCGATAAATTGGACGTAAAAATGTTACTTTTTGAAGGCGGAAAATCATTAGACTTAAATGATAACGTTACACAAGAAGCTTTGGAAGGAACCAAACGCTTTTTAGATCATTTAGGCATGCTAAATCCAAGAAAAAAAGTTACAATTCCAACCCACAAAACCATATATATTGAAAAATCGAGTTGGGTTAGAGCCAAATATTCAGGTATGTTTCATGGAACAGCAATTATTGGCAGTTTTGTTAAAAAAGGCGATTTATTAGCCACTATTTCTGACCCCTATGGAAAAGTTGAACATAAAGTCAAAGCGCCGCATGAAGGATATATTATTAATGTAAATGATGCGCCAATTATTTATCAAGGGGATGCAGTTTTTCATATTTCTACCCATTTGGAATTGAAAAGCTAA
- the uvrC gene encoding excinuclease ABC subunit UvrC: MQTPLELQIQTLPDNPGVYQYYDKDGKILYVGKAKNLKKRVQSYFTKNHDNYKTSVLVKKIVTIKHIVVPTETDALLLENNLIKKLQPRYNVLLRDDKTYPWICIKNERFSRIFSTRKMIKDGSEYFGPYTSFKTVHTILDLIKELYPLRTCTYDLSKPNIDSGKFKVCLEYHIGNCKGPCEGYESLENYQNQVEKIRQILKGNFKESLKDFKKLMTDLAMEMQFEEAQKIKEKIEVLENYQSRSTILNPKISNLDVFSIISDETMAYVNFLQISHGAIVRSHTLELKKKLDETNEELLELAVVELRERFHLNSREIVVPFAIDLGENIKVTVPQLGDKKQILELSERNAKYYRLDQLKQIQIVDPERHTNRIMAQMQKDLRLSVEPRHIECFDNSNIQGTNPVSACVVFKDGKPSKKDYRHFNIKTVEGPNDFASMEEVVYRRYKRMLDENQPLPQLIIIDGGKGQLSSALKSIDDLGLRGKIAIIGIAKRLEELFYPGDSVPLYLDKKSETLKVIQFLRNEAHRFGITHHRDKRSKSALANSLESIPGIGEKTMITLMKHFKSVKRLQAADEKAISEVVGLSKAKKISDFYKTIQS, translated from the coding sequence ATGCAAACACCATTAGAACTTCAAATCCAAACTTTGCCTGATAATCCAGGTGTGTATCAGTATTATGATAAAGATGGAAAAATTCTATATGTTGGAAAAGCAAAAAACTTAAAAAAACGCGTTCAATCGTATTTCACCAAGAATCACGATAATTATAAAACTTCGGTTTTAGTAAAGAAAATAGTTACAATTAAACATATTGTTGTTCCAACGGAAACCGATGCGTTATTGTTGGAAAATAATCTGATTAAAAAGCTACAACCACGATATAATGTCTTGCTTCGCGATGATAAAACGTATCCTTGGATTTGCATCAAAAATGAACGATTTTCTAGAATATTCTCTACCCGAAAAATGATTAAAGATGGTTCAGAATATTTTGGACCATACACAAGTTTTAAAACCGTTCATACGATTTTAGATTTAATCAAAGAATTATATCCATTGCGAACTTGTACTTACGATTTGTCTAAACCCAATATCGATTCAGGGAAATTTAAAGTGTGTTTGGAATATCATATTGGCAATTGCAAAGGTCCTTGCGAAGGTTATGAATCGTTAGAAAACTACCAAAACCAAGTGGAGAAAATCCGTCAAATTTTAAAGGGAAATTTCAAAGAGAGTTTGAAAGATTTCAAGAAATTGATGACCGATTTGGCGATGGAAATGCAATTTGAAGAAGCGCAAAAAATCAAAGAAAAAATCGAAGTTTTAGAAAATTATCAATCGCGTTCCACTATTTTGAATCCGAAAATATCCAATTTAGATGTGTTTTCCATTATTTCCGATGAAACGATGGCATATGTGAACTTTTTGCAAATTTCGCATGGAGCAATTGTTCGTTCGCATACGTTAGAACTAAAGAAAAAACTAGACGAAACAAACGAAGAATTGTTAGAATTAGCGGTAGTAGAATTGCGCGAACGTTTTCATTTGAATTCTAGAGAAATAGTGGTTCCTTTTGCTATTGATTTGGGCGAAAATATCAAAGTAACAGTTCCACAATTAGGAGATAAAAAGCAAATTTTAGAATTATCCGAACGTAATGCCAAATATTATCGCTTAGATCAATTAAAGCAAATTCAAATTGTTGACCCTGAGCGACACACGAATCGTATCATGGCACAAATGCAAAAAGATTTACGTTTATCAGTAGAGCCAAGACATATTGAATGTTTTGATAATTCGAATATTCAAGGAACGAATCCTGTTTCGGCTTGTGTGGTATTTAAAGATGGAAAACCAAGTAAGAAAGATTATCGTCATTTCAATATCAAAACAGTTGAAGGGCCTAATGATTTCGCATCTATGGAAGAAGTGGTGTACCGAAGATATAAACGTATGTTAGATGAAAATCAGCCGCTCCCACAATTAATTATTATTGACGGTGGAAAAGGACAATTATCATCCGCATTAAAAAGCATTGATGATTTAGGATTGCGAGGAAAAATTGCGATAATCGGAATTGCTAAGCGTTTGGAAGAATTGTTTTATCCTGGTGATTCAGTTCCTTTATATTTGGATAAAAAATCGGAAACTTTAAAAGTAATTCAGTTTTTACGAAACGAAGCGCATCGATTTGGAATTACACATCATCGCGATAAAAGAAGTAAATCAGCATTAGCCAATAGTTTAGAAAGTATTCCTGGAATTGGTGAAAAAACTATGATTACTTTAATGAAACATTTCAAAAGTGTTAAAAGATTGCAAGCAGCTGATGAAAAAGCAATTTCTGAGGTTGTAGGTCTTTCAAAAGCCAAAAAAATTTCCGACTTTTACAAGACAATTCAATCTTAA
- the hppD gene encoding 4-hydroxyphenylpyruvate dioxygenase — protein MSQELKSVEYGLEKIFEGAQDFLPLLGTDYVEFYVGNAKQAAHFYKTAFGFQSHAYKGLETGSKDAVSYVLKQDKIRLVLTTALTSNSPVGEHVKKHGDGVKIVALWVEDARKSFEETTKRGAKVFMEPTVETDEFGEVVRAGIYTYGETVHMFVERKNYTGSFLPGFVEYKSDYNPAPVGLKYIDHMVGNVGWNEMNTWVKWYEDVMGFVNFLSFDDKQITTEYSALMSKVMSNGNGRIKFPINEPAEGKKKSQIEEYLDFYEGPGVQHIAVATDDILTTVAEMRARGIEFLSTPPQAYYDAIPERLKDHMSKFKEDINELQKLGIMIDADEEGYLLQIFTKPVEDRPTLFFEIIQRMGARGFGAGNFKALFESIEREQALRGTL, from the coding sequence ATGTCACAAGAATTAAAATCAGTCGAGTACGGCTTAGAAAAAATATTTGAAGGAGCGCAAGATTTCTTACCTTTATTAGGAACAGATTACGTAGAATTTTACGTTGGTAATGCTAAACAAGCAGCTCATTTTTACAAAACAGCTTTTGGTTTTCAATCCCACGCATACAAAGGATTAGAAACAGGGTCTAAAGACGCTGTAAGTTATGTGTTAAAACAAGACAAAATCAGATTAGTTTTAACTACAGCTTTAACAAGTAACTCTCCAGTTGGAGAACATGTAAAAAAGCATGGCGATGGTGTAAAAATCGTAGCGCTTTGGGTTGAAGATGCTAGAAAATCTTTTGAAGAGACTACTAAACGTGGCGCAAAAGTTTTTATGGAGCCAACAGTAGAAACAGATGAGTTTGGTGAAGTAGTTCGTGCAGGAATTTACACTTACGGTGAAACTGTGCATATGTTTGTAGAGCGTAAAAACTATACAGGTTCATTTTTACCAGGATTTGTTGAATATAAATCAGATTACAACCCAGCACCGGTTGGTTTAAAATACATTGACCACATGGTAGGAAATGTGGGATGGAATGAAATGAATACTTGGGTAAAATGGTATGAGGATGTGATGGGATTTGTGAATTTCTTATCGTTTGATGACAAACAAATTACTACAGAATATTCTGCCTTAATGTCTAAAGTAATGAGTAATGGTAACGGAAGAATTAAATTTCCTATCAACGAGCCTGCAGAAGGAAAGAAAAAATCTCAAATTGAAGAATATTTAGATTTTTATGAAGGGCCAGGGGTTCAACACATTGCAGTTGCAACAGATGATATTTTAACTACAGTTGCCGAAATGCGTGCAAGAGGAATTGAGTTTTTAAGCACACCTCCTCAAGCATATTATGATGCAATTCCAGAAAGATTAAAAGATCATATGTCTAAATTTAAAGAAGATATTAACGAACTTCAAAAATTAGGTATCATGATTGATGCAGACGAAGAAGGATATTTATTGCAAATTTTTACCAAACCAGTGGAAGATCGTCCAACACTTTTCTTCGAAATTATTCAAAGAATGGGCGCTAGAGGCTTTGGTGCAGGTAACTTTAAAGCCCTTTTTGAGTCTATTGAACGTGAGCAAGCTTTGCGAGGAACGCTATAA
- a CDS encoding aminotransferase class I/II-fold pyridoxal phosphate-dependent enzyme — protein MNFWKKLTHEERKVRIDKALHDNVNFSKDASLGYPASKLDSRVFYDDAPFLKDAPTLQTYVANPNNIGCHTFGTSEKAFYGTQEIEREVLNVIAVDIFKAKENEFDGYIAPGGTEANIQAIWVFRNEFLHNFDAKLDEIAILASEDTHYSIPKASNLLQIDWLKIPVGFENREIDVNALDNIISEAKNKGKKYFIAVSNMGTTMFGSVDNPDDYTSILEKHNVTYRLHIDGAYGGFVYPFSNQKTNINFSNPKISSITIDAHKMLQAPYGTGIFVCRKGLIENVLTKEAEYVEGMDLTLCGSRSGANAVAVWMILFTYGAFGWFEKVSILQMRTQFLCHELDLLNIQYFREPFMNIVTIHSESIPEKIAEKYDLVPQQHNENNKWYKIVVMDHVEIEHLTTFIDELKASVNG, from the coding sequence ATGAATTTTTGGAAAAAACTTACACACGAAGAAAGAAAGGTAAGAATTGATAAAGCCTTACACGATAATGTTAACTTCTCAAAAGATGCTTCATTAGGCTATCCTGCTTCTAAGTTAGATAGTCGTGTTTTTTATGATGATGCGCCATTTTTAAAAGACGCACCAACACTTCAAACCTATGTAGCAAATCCAAATAACATTGGATGTCACACTTTTGGCACTTCCGAAAAAGCGTTTTATGGCACTCAAGAAATTGAACGCGAAGTATTAAATGTAATTGCCGTTGATATTTTTAAAGCTAAAGAAAATGAGTTTGATGGTTACATTGCTCCAGGTGGAACCGAAGCGAATATTCAAGCTATTTGGGTTTTTAGAAATGAATTCCTACATAATTTTGATGCAAAATTAGACGAAATTGCCATTTTAGCTTCGGAAGACACGCATTATTCAATTCCAAAGGCTTCGAATTTATTGCAAATTGATTGGTTAAAAATTCCGGTTGGATTTGAAAATCGCGAAATAGATGTGAATGCATTGGATAACATCATTTCAGAAGCAAAAAATAAAGGCAAAAAATATTTCATCGCTGTTTCTAATATGGGAACTACCATGTTTGGTTCCGTTGATAATCCTGATGATTATACTTCGATTTTAGAAAAACACAACGTTACTTATCGCTTACATATTGATGGTGCTTATGGCGGATTTGTGTATCCGTTTAGCAATCAAAAAACAAATATCAACTTTAGCAATCCAAAAATTAGTTCGATTACGATTGATGCGCACAAAATGTTGCAAGCGCCTTATGGAACAGGTATTTTTGTTTGCCGAAAAGGATTAATCGAAAACGTACTTACCAAAGAAGCCGAATACGTAGAAGGAATGGATTTAACCCTTTGCGGAAGTCGTTCTGGTGCGAATGCGGTGGCAGTTTGGATGATTTTATTTACCTATGGTGCTTTTGGCTGGTTTGAAAAAGTAAGTATTTTACAAATGCGTACTCAATTTTTATGTCACGAATTAGACCTATTGAATATCCAATATTTCCGCGAACCTTTTATGAATATCGTAACCATTCATTCGGAATCCATTCCAGAAAAAATTGCTGAAAAGTATGATTTGGTACCTCAACAACACAATGAAAACAACAAATGGTATAAAATTGTGGTGATGGATCACGTAGAAATAGAACATTTAACTACTTTTATAGACGAATTAAAAGCGTCTGTAAATGGATAA
- a CDS encoding DUF3108 domain-containing protein, whose product MKKYILLIVLFVFTNSFVQRENAFTTGEWLRLRIHYGMVNAGYATLEIKDAVKNNRKVHHVIGKGWTTGMTKFFFKVEDNYESYFDKETGKPFQFVRKIDEGGYTKNQEGFFNQDKNQVVVKDYKKKTEKTFSTPEQIQDIVSSFYYLRNHPSIDKLKINESIAIDMFFDDETTKFKLKFLGREDISTKFGKVSCMIFRPYVQAGRVFKEEESLTVWISDDDNKIPIRVKASLAIGSIKADLDAFKGLKNSFKVKVDK is encoded by the coding sequence ATGAAAAAATATATCTTACTTATAGTTCTTTTTGTTTTTACAAATTCATTTGTGCAAAGAGAAAACGCTTTTACTACTGGTGAATGGTTGAGGCTTAGAATTCATTATGGTATGGTTAATGCTGGATACGCTACTCTAGAAATAAAAGACGCCGTAAAAAATAACAGAAAAGTACATCATGTAATTGGAAAAGGATGGACAACGGGTATGACTAAATTCTTTTTTAAAGTAGAAGATAATTATGAAAGTTATTTTGATAAAGAAACCGGCAAACCGTTTCAATTTGTTAGAAAAATTGATGAAGGAGGGTATACTAAAAACCAAGAAGGTTTTTTTAATCAAGATAAAAACCAAGTTGTAGTTAAAGATTACAAAAAGAAAACAGAAAAAACATTTTCCACACCAGAACAAATTCAAGATATTGTATCTTCATTTTATTACTTAAGAAATCATCCTTCAATAGATAAGTTAAAAATTAATGAGTCAATTGCAATAGATATGTTTTTTGATGATGAAACCACAAAGTTTAAGTTAAAATTTTTAGGGCGAGAAGATATTAGTACTAAATTTGGAAAAGTTTCTTGTATGATATTCAGACCCTATGTTCAGGCAGGAAGGGTATTCAAAGAGGAAGAGAGTCTAACTGTTTGGATTTCAGACGATGACAATAAAATTCCAATACGTGTTAAGGCAAGTTTAGCAATAGGTTCTATAAAAGCAGATTTAGATGCGTTTAAAGGGCTAAAAAATTCATTTAAAGTAAAAGTAGATAAATAA
- a CDS encoding 5-formyltetrahydrofolate cyclo-ligase, protein MDKKALRSKYKVLRQSLTEEEIEDKSLAIANQLLRMDAEPSGRLVWDKLYYHLFLTIEEQKEINTEYILQILAGKDKEIVISKCDFATLGMTPFLLTDNTKIKKNSYNVPEPVDGLEVPDAKIDVVFVPLLAYDKHGNRVGYGKGFYDNFLSKCKPETIKIGLSFFPPEDKIDDVSENDVNLDFCVTPEGIISF, encoded by the coding sequence ATGGATAAAAAGGCATTAAGAAGTAAGTACAAAGTATTAAGACAATCGTTAACTGAAGAAGAAATCGAAGACAAAAGTTTGGCGATTGCGAACCAATTGTTGCGAATGGATGCTGAGCCTAGCGGCAGGCTGGTTTGGGACAAATTGTATTATCATTTGTTTTTAACGATTGAAGAGCAAAAAGAAATCAATACCGAATATATACTGCAAATTTTAGCGGGAAAAGATAAAGAAATCGTCATTTCGAAGTGCGACTTTGCCACTTTAGGAATGACGCCTTTTTTATTAACCGATAATACCAAAATCAAAAAAAACAGTTACAACGTACCAGAACCGGTTGATGGTTTAGAAGTTCCTGATGCAAAAATTGATGTGGTTTTTGTGCCTCTTTTAGCTTACGACAAGCACGGAAATCGTGTTGGTTACGGAAAAGGTTTTTACGATAACTTTCTAAGTAAATGCAAGCCTGAAACGATTAAAATTGGGTTGTCGTTCTTTCCTCCAGAAGATAAAATTGACGATGTTTCAGAAAATGATGTAAATTTGGATTTTTGTGTGACACCTGAGGGGATTATTTCTTTCTAA
- a CDS encoding homogentisate 1,2-dioxygenase, with protein sequence MPIYHKLGNIPHKRHIQFRKPNGDLYYEQLFGTVGFDGMSTNSYHEQRPTQVKEIRRQYSVAPKIAKANNIQSYKLRGFDVAPQDDFLESRKIVLTNSDCHIVLAAPRKSTTDYFYKNTDSDEVIFIHQGTGKLRTMLGNLDFKYGDYLVIPRGMIYKMDFDTEDNRLFIVESHSPVYTPKQYRNWFGQLLEHSPFCERDIRRPEELETYNEKGDFVIKVKKKDEIFEMVYASHPFDVIGYDGFNYPYAFSIHDFEPITGRIHLPPPIHQTFETNAFVICSFVPRLYDYHPLSIPAPYNHSNIDADEVLYYVDGDFMSRNDVKPGNISLHPAGIPHGPHPGAAERSIGKKETLELAVMVDTFKPLMVTEEAMNIADDTYYQSWLEE encoded by the coding sequence ATGCCAATATATCACAAATTAGGGAATATCCCTCATAAAAGACATATACAGTTCCGTAAACCAAACGGAGATTTGTATTATGAGCAATTGTTCGGTACGGTAGGTTTTGACGGCATGTCAACTAATTCATACCACGAACAAAGACCTACACAGGTTAAAGAAATCAGAAGACAATACAGTGTTGCGCCAAAAATTGCAAAAGCAAACAACATTCAATCTTATAAGTTAAGAGGATTTGATGTTGCGCCTCAAGACGATTTTTTAGAAAGTAGAAAAATTGTATTGACAAATTCAGATTGTCATATTGTTCTTGCAGCGCCTAGAAAATCTACAACCGATTATTTTTATAAAAACACGGATTCAGATGAGGTAATTTTTATTCATCAAGGAACAGGAAAATTAAGAACCATGTTAGGAAATTTAGATTTCAAATATGGTGATTACTTAGTAATTCCTCGTGGGATGATTTATAAAATGGATTTTGATACCGAAGACAATCGTTTGTTTATTGTTGAATCACATTCACCAGTTTATACACCAAAACAATATAGAAACTGGTTCGGACAATTATTAGAACATTCTCCTTTTTGCGAAAGAGATATTCGTCGTCCAGAAGAATTAGAAACGTATAATGAAAAAGGGGATTTTGTAATCAAAGTAAAGAAAAAAGACGAAATTTTCGAAATGGTTTATGCTTCACATCCATTTGATGTAATTGGTTATGATGGATTTAATTATCCATATGCCTTTTCAATTCACGATTTTGAACCAATTACAGGAAGAATCCATTTACCACCACCAATTCATCAAACTTTTGAAACAAACGCATTTGTAATTTGTTCGTTTGTTCCAAGATTATATGATTACCACCCATTGTCTATTCCAGCTCCATATAATCATAGTAATATTGATGCCGATGAGGTATTGTATTATGTGGATGGAGATTTTATGAGCAGAAACGATGTAAAACCAGGAAATATTTCCTTACATCCTGCCGGAATTCCACACGGACCACACCCAGGAGCAGCAGAAAGAAGTATTGGTAAAAAAGAAACGTTAGAATTAGCAGTAATGGTAGATACTTTCAAACCTTTAATGGTTACAGAAGAGGCTATGAATATTGCTGATGATACGTATTATCAATCTTGGTTAGAAGAATAA